One window of the Anolis sagrei isolate rAnoSag1 chromosome 5, rAnoSag1.mat, whole genome shotgun sequence genome contains the following:
- the COPS4 gene encoding COP9 signalosome complex subunit 4, giving the protein MAAAVRQELTQLMSSSGSHKDLAGKYRQILEKAIQLSGVEQLEALKAFVEAMVNENVSLVISRQLLTDFCTHLPSLPDGTAKEIYHFTLEKIQPRVISFEEQVASIRQHLASIYEKEEDWRNAAQVLVGIPLETGQKQYNVDYKLETYLKIARLYLEDDDPVQAEAYINRASLLQNESTNEQLQIHYKVCYARVLDYRRKFIEAAQRYNELSYKSIVHESERLEALKHALHCTILASAGQQRSRMLATLFKDERCQQLAAYGILEKMYLDRIIRGNQLQEFAAMLMPHQKATTADGSSILDRAVIEHNLLSASKLYNNITFEELGALLEIPAAKAEKIASQMITEGRMNGFIDQIDGIVHFETREALPTWDKQIQSLCFQVNNLLEKISQTAPEWTAQAMEAQMAQ; this is encoded by the exons atggcGGCGGCGGTGAGGCAGGAGTTGACGCAGCTCATGAGCTCCAGCGGCTCCCACAAGGATTTAGCCGGGAA ATATCGGCAGATATTGGAAAAAGCAATTCAGCTCTCTGGAGTCGAACAGTTAGAGGCATTAAAAGCCTTCGTAGAAGCAA TGGTGAATGAAAATGTCAGTTTAGTGATTTCGCGCCAGTTGCTGACAGACTTTTGTACCCATCTCCCGAGCCTTCCTGACGGCACAGCTAAAGAAATCTACCACTTCACGTTGGAAAAGATCCAGCCTCGTGTAATTTCATTTGAAGAGCAG GTTGCTTCTATAAGACAACATCTTGCATCAATTTATGAGAAAGAAGAAGACTGGCGGAATGCAGCCCAAGTGTTGGTGGGGATTCCTTTGGAAACAGGACAAAA GCAGTACAATGTAGACTATAAGCTGGAGACTTACCTAAAAATTGCTCGACTATATCTGGAGGATGATGATCCTGTTCAAGCTGAAGCGTACATAAACAGagcctctcttcttcagaatgaATCAACCAATGAACAACTTCAAATACACTACAAG gTGTGCTACGCCCGTGTTCTTGACTACAGAAGAAAGTTTATTGAAGCTGCCCAGAGGTATAATGAACTTTCTTACAAGAGTATAGTCCACGAAAGTGAGAGACTAGAGGCACTGAAACATGCCTTGCATTGCACTATCTTAGCATCAGCAg GGCAGCAGCGTTCTCGTATGTTAGCCACTCTGTTCAAGGATGAGAGGTGCCAGCAGCTTGCAGCCTATGGGATACTAGAGAAGATGTATCTGGACAGGATTATCAGAGGGAACCAACTGCAGGAATTTGCTGCAATGCTTATGCCACACCAGAAAGCAACAACAGCTGATG GTTCTAGTATTTTGGACAGAGCTGTCATTGAACACAATTTGCTATCTGCCAGCAaactatataacaatataacctTTGAAGAACTAGGAGCCTTATTAGAAATTCCTGCAGCCAAG GCAGAAAAGATAGCCTCCCAGATGATCACAGAAGGTCGCATGAATGGATTTATCGATCAGATAGATGGAATAGTTCACTTTGAAA CTCGGGAAGCCTTACCAACCTGGGACAAACAGATCCAGTCACTTTGCTTCCAAGTTAATAATCTTCTGGAGAAGATCAGCCAGACTGCCCCAGAATGGACAGCGCAGGCTATGGAAGCTCAGATGGCGCAGTag